TTGAGTGACGGGTTAGGCAGCATTATGTACGGTCGGCTCCACATCTCCAACACTCGGTAAAGGTTGATCCTATAGTTTCCCCACACCGCACACACTTCCACTTGCTCCCCGATCCGGACGAGGCGTCCTTCGTGTGCTCGTACTCTTCCACAATCGCCTTTGCCCGAGGAAGATCACTGTCTCGCAAGACGCAAACTGTGGGTGGTAAATAGTTTCCGGCACCCTGGTTCGAGACAAGCGTGTTTGGAATACTTTCAGCATCCAATAAGCTCATCACCAGTGCCGCATCGCCTTGGTCGTATGTTCTGTAAACCGGAGTTACAGACATGATGTGGACCGCTGCCTAACGCCAGCGCTAACCGGCGCGCGCTGTTCGCGCGTCCGTGTTCAGCGTCTTGTTGGGCGCGGAGTCAGCTGCGAATCGCTTCGGCATGCAACTTCAATCCCAGAGCCGCGATAACCTTGAGGATGGTGTCGAAGCCGGGGCTGCGCTGGCCGGAAAGCGCTTTGTAGAGACTTTCTCGGGAGAGGCCGGCGTCACGCGCGACCTGTGCCATGCCTTTGGCACGCGCAATATCTCCCAGCGCCTTGGCAATGAAGGCCGCATCGCCGTTCGCTTCTTCCAGGCACGCCTCAAAGTAGGCCGCCATTTCCTTGGGGGTTCTCAGGTGCTCGGCAACATCGTAACGAC
The sequence above is a segment of the Nitrospirota bacterium genome. Coding sequences within it:
- a CDS encoding DUF2007 domain-containing protein; translation: MSVTPVYRTYDQGDAALVMSLLDAESIPNTLVSNQGAGNYLPPTVCVLRDSDLPRAKAIVEEYEHTKDASSGSGSKWKCVRCGETIGSTFTECWRCGADRT
- a CDS encoding addiction module antidote protein, giving the protein MRKTTTSRYDVAEHLRTPKEMAAYFEACLEEANGDAAFIAKALGDIARAKGMAQVARDAGLSRESLYKALSGQRSPGFDTILKVIAALGLKLHAEAIRS